The Chiloscyllium punctatum isolate Juve2018m chromosome 28, sChiPun1.3, whole genome shotgun sequence genome includes a region encoding these proteins:
- the LOC140454048 gene encoding solute carrier family 25 member 44-like isoform X1 has product MEDKRKIPIIEWQDLDKRKFYAFGVLMTMAIRVSVYPFTLIRTRLQVQRGASLYAGTFDAFAKILRAEGLPGLYRGFLVNSLTLVSGQCYVTTYELTRQYVARHSDSNAVKSVIAGGAASLVAQSITVPIDVLSQHLMVQGQAMGRFRETAPTSRRMGSAKDVVVQILRLDGPRGFYRGYTASLLTYIPNSALWWPFYHLYTEQLSYVTPSFCPHLLVQAVAGPMAAATSSTLTNPMDVIRARVQVRPSRGLSVYVSNTGIVQHSLRLTLPQD; this is encoded by the exons atggaGGACAAGAGGAAGATCCCGATCATCGAGTGGCAAGACTTGGACAAGCGAAAGTTCTACGCCTTCGGGGTGTTGATGACCATGGCCATCCGGGTCAGTGTTTACCCCTTCACCCTGATCCGCACCCGCCTCCAGGTGCAGCGCGGCGCCAGCCTGTACGCGGGCACCTTTGACGCCTTCGCCAAGATCCTGCGGGCCGAGGGTTTGCCAGGCCTGTACCGGGGCTTCCTGGTCAACAGCCTCACCCTGGTCTCGGGCCAGTGCTACGTCACCACCTACGAGCTGACCCGGCAGTACGTGGCGCGGCACAGCGACAGCAACGCGGTCAAGTCGGTGATCGCGGGGGGGGCGGCCTCGCTGGTGGCGCAGAGCATCACGGTGCCCATCGACGTCCTCTCGCAGCACCTGATGGTGCAGGGGCAGGCCATGGGCCGTTTCCGGGAGACGGCGCCCACCAGCAGGAGGATGGGCAGCGCCAAGGACGTGGTGGTTCAGATCCTGCGGCTGGACGGTCCGAGGGGCTTCTACCGGGGCTACACCGCATCGCTGCTCACCTACATCCCCAACAGCGCTCTGTGGTGGCCATTCTACCATCTGTACACAg AGCAGCTTTCCTACGTGACTCCCAGTTTCTGCCCCCACCTTCTGGTTCAGGCAGTAGCTGGGCCCATGGCAGCAGCAACATCCTCGACCCTCACCAATCCAATGGACGTTATCCGAGCTCGAGTCCAGGTAAGACCCTCTCggggtctgtctgtgtatgtgtctaaCACGGGcattgtgcagcactccctcagactgaccctccctcaggactga
- the LOC140454048 gene encoding solute carrier family 25 member 44-like isoform X2: MEDKRKIPIIEWQDLDKRKFYAFGVLMTMAIRVSVYPFTLIRTRLQVQRGASLYAGTFDAFAKILRAEGLPGLYRGFLVNSLTLVSGQCYVTTYELTRQYVARHSDSNAVKSVIAGGAASLVAQSITVPIDVLSQHLMVQGQAMGRFRETAPTSRRMGSAKDVVVQILRLDGPRGFYRGYTASLLTYIPNSALWWPFYHLYTAFLRDSQFLPPPSGSGSSWAHGSSNILDPHQSNGRYPSSSPGKTLSGSVCVCV; this comes from the exons atggaGGACAAGAGGAAGATCCCGATCATCGAGTGGCAAGACTTGGACAAGCGAAAGTTCTACGCCTTCGGGGTGTTGATGACCATGGCCATCCGGGTCAGTGTTTACCCCTTCACCCTGATCCGCACCCGCCTCCAGGTGCAGCGCGGCGCCAGCCTGTACGCGGGCACCTTTGACGCCTTCGCCAAGATCCTGCGGGCCGAGGGTTTGCCAGGCCTGTACCGGGGCTTCCTGGTCAACAGCCTCACCCTGGTCTCGGGCCAGTGCTACGTCACCACCTACGAGCTGACCCGGCAGTACGTGGCGCGGCACAGCGACAGCAACGCGGTCAAGTCGGTGATCGCGGGGGGGGCGGCCTCGCTGGTGGCGCAGAGCATCACGGTGCCCATCGACGTCCTCTCGCAGCACCTGATGGTGCAGGGGCAGGCCATGGGCCGTTTCCGGGAGACGGCGCCCACCAGCAGGAGGATGGGCAGCGCCAAGGACGTGGTGGTTCAGATCCTGCGGCTGGACGGTCCGAGGGGCTTCTACCGGGGCTACACCGCATCGCTGCTCACCTACATCCCCAACAGCGCTCTGTGGTGGCCATTCTACCATCTGTACACAg CTTTCCTACGTGACTCCCAGTTTCTGCCCCCACCTTCTGGTTCAGGCAGTAGCTGGGCCCATGGCAGCAGCAACATCCTCGACCCTCACCAATCCAATGGACGTTATCCGAGCTCGAGTCCAGGTAAGACCCTCTCggggtctgtctgtgtatgtgtctaa